From Triticum urartu cultivar G1812 chromosome 2, Tu2.1, whole genome shotgun sequence, a single genomic window includes:
- the LOC125540069 gene encoding receptor-like protein 56: protein MAGSSQPASPAARRLACAAVAMASSTPRTLEPRRRALIPPPSRQELRPHEPTAQPFPRLFFLRRRGRNSAGTRRAGRAGERAVAAHLGRPRLQRRGVPMLHSSSGCFVEERAALLDIRSSLPRAHSLIALDSWGEDDDDCCSWERVRCNNTTQRVSHLNLSSIFGTYLHDHWYLNLTVLSALHELEYLDLSTNYPCSLAMEGLVGLAKLRYLDLSYNAWGGELPEFIGQIVSLEVLALNNNYMTGGLPGAAVENLRNLRQLKMSVNRLNGSLPASLFALPHLKFLDLYNNRFDGHIPIDSSMVPISLEVLDLSWNRLNGTLPVRAFKHIRSLNLGHNQLSGSLPVSLFALPQLNYLDLSHNYFEGHFPTSVSSEPVQLEVLHLESNMLSGALPTERETKNLQNLRELYLSSNQFSGSIPTSLFSLPHIEQLNLSNNLLGGSILINPSSNLSLSLKSLRFSQNNLSGRLSFISLQSLTKLEEIDLSGNVNLAVDISISGWTPPFQLKQLLLSGCDLDKNIIAEPHFLRTQRRLQVLHLSNNNLSGSMPNWLFTKEATLLDLNLGNNSLTGSLDPVWHTQSSLDVIKIHMNHITGQLPANLSSMFPGLAVLDFSSNDLFGHIPTSICEISSMQLIDLSNNKLSGEVPACVFNYPLLYLLKVSNNRLGGPIFGGMNNLSSMDELYLDRNKFKGTLPHDLAGRFISVIDLHDNELSGELNTSFWNLPYLSALNLAGNRLTGKIDQHICGFTRILLLDLSHNNLTGSVPNSCFIVLNFLNLTGNSLSGDISFLLFNTSSLIALDIRHNQFMGNLNWVSYLENIRLLSLGGNKFEGQITPTLCRLMYLRILDFSHNKLSGSLPACIGNLNFKGDRDDAIFQSVYKGYKYDYFSVYDLRGFTFATKGNIYTYGRNFFNSMAGIDLSANMLGGEIPWELGNLRHIKSLNLSSNFFVGPIPTTFGGMEEIESLDLSHNELSGPMPWQLTQLSSLGAFSVAYNNLSGCIPNSGQLSSFSMDSYLPNTNLHNITQGDTCAAPGPDPAVGKDVEETPSDPVLYVVTAAGFVLAFWATIGFSFCHPYGRSVMLKL, encoded by the exons ATGGCGGgcagcagccagccagccagccctGCAGCGCGTAGACTAGCTTGCGCGGCGGTGGCCATGGCCAGCTCAACTCCTAGGACACTAGAGCCTCGCCGGCGAGCTCTTATTCCTCCGCCGTCGCGGCAGGAGCTCCGCCCGCACGAGCCCACCGCCCAGCCCTTTCCAcgcctcttcttcctccgccGTCGCGGCAGGAACTCCGCCGGCACTCGCCGCGCTGGCCGAGCCGGCGAACGCGCTGTCGCTGCCCACCTGGGCCGTCCACGTCTCCAGCGTCGCGGAGTG CCCATGCTTCACTCGTCCTCTGGCTGCTTCGTGGAGGAGAGGGCTGCTCTACTTGACATCCGGTCTTCCCTGCCGAGAGCGCATTCCCTGATTGCGCTTGATTCATGGGGGGAGGATGATGATGACTGCTGCTCGTGGGAGCGCGTGAGATGCAACAATACAACACAGCGAGTGTCTCATCTCAACCTTTCTTCCATTTTTGGAACTTATTTACACGATCATTGGTATTTAAACTTGACGGTGTTGTCTGCACTACATGAGCTTGAATACCTTGATCTATCAACCAACTATCCCTGTTCGCTAGCCATGGAAG GTTTAGTTGGACTAGCCAAACTTCGATATCTCGACCTCAGTTACAATGCATGGGGAGGGGAGCTCCCAGAATTTATTGGGCAAATTGTTTCACTGGAAGTTTTAGCTCTCAACAATAACTACATGACCGGAGGTCTTCCAGGCGCAG CTGTTGAGAATCTCAGAAACTTGCGACAACTGAAGATGTCTGTGAATAGATTGAACGGAAGCCTCCCAGCTTCGCTATTTGCACTTCCTCACCTAAAGTTCCTAGATCTCTACAATAACAGGTTCGATGGGCATATTCCAATAGACTCATCCATGGTACCAATTTCACTGGAAGTACTAGATCTCAGTTGGAATCGCCTCAACGGAACTCTCCCGGTTAGAG CTTTTAAACACATCAGGAGCTTGAATTTGGGTCACAACCAGTTGAGCGGATCTCTCCCTGTGTCATTATTTGCACTTCCTCAGCTGAATTACCTAGATCTCTCGCATAATTACTTTGAGGGACATTTTCCTACTAGTGTGTCTTCAGAACCAGTTCAGCTTGAAGTCTTACATCTAGAGTCTAATATGTTGAGTGGAGCTCTTCCAACTGAACGAG AAACTAAAAATCTTCAAAACCTACGAGAGTTGTATTTGAGTTCCAACCAATTCAGCGGAAGCATTCCAACATCCTTGTTTTCGCTTCCACATATTGAACAGTTGAATCTCTCAAATAATTTGTTGGGAGGGTCAATCCTGATAAATCCTTCTTCCAATCTTTCATTGTCGCTTAAGAGTCTTCGTTTTTCTCAAAACAATTTGAGTGGTAGACTTTCTTTCATTTCACTTCAAAGCCTCACAAAACTAGAAGAGATAGACCTTTCAGGCAATGTTAACCTAGCTGTTGACATTAGTATTTCCGGATGGACACCTCCGTTCCAATTGAAACAACTGCTCCTCTCTGGTTGTGACCTTGACAAGAACATTATTGCAGAACCACATTTTTTACGCACACAGCGTCGTTTACAGGTGCTTCATTTGTCCAATAATAACTTGTCAGGTAGCATGCCAAATTGGTTGTTTACTAAGGAAGCAACGCTACTGGATCTAAATCTTGGGAATAACTCGCTAACTGGATCTCTGGACCCAGTATGGCATACCCAATCTTCACTTGATGTTATCAAGATACACATGAACCATATCACAGGACAGCTGCCGGCCAACCTCAGCTCAATGTTTCCAGGCTTGGCTGTTCTAGATTTTTCTAGTAATGACTTGTTTGGGCACATACCAACGTCAATATGTGAGATCAGCTCCATGCAACTTATAGACCTATCAAACAACAAACTTTCTGGGGAGGTTCCAGCTTGTGTTTTCAATTATCCCTTGCTATACCTCTTGAAGGTCTCAAACAACAGGCTTGGTGGTCCGATTTTTGGTGGGATGAATAATCTGTCCAGTATGGATGAATTGTACCTGGACAGGAACAAATTTAAAGGAACATTGCCTCATGATCTGGCAGGACGGTTTATAAGCGTCATTGATTTGCATGACAACGAGCTGTCTGGGGAACTCAATACGTCATTTTGGAATCTGCCCTATTTGTCAGCCCTGAATCTTGCTGGAAACCGTTTAACTGGCAAAATTGATCAACACATTTGTGGCTTCACAAGAATTCTCCTTCTAGATCTATCGCACAACAACCTTACAGGGTCTGTACCAAACAGTTGCTTCATTGTGCTGAATTTTCTTAACCTTACTGGGAACTCCTTATCTGGCGATATCTCTTTTCTCCTCTTCAACACATCAAGTCTGATTGCTTTGGATATCAGACACAATCAGTTCATGGGCAACCTTAATTGGGTAAGTTACCTAGAAAACATTAGGCTACTTTCGCTGGGCGGAAATAAGTTTGAAGGGCAGATCACTCCAACCTTGTGCAGACTCATGTACTTGAGGATACTTGATTTTTCACATAACAAGCTTTCAGGTTCTCTGCCAGCATGTATTGGTAATCTCAATTTCAAAGGTGATAGGGACGATGCAATTTTTCAGTCAGTATATAAGGGTTATAAGTATGACTACTTCAGTGTCTATGACTTAAGAGGCTTCACCTTTGCTACCAAAGGAAATATCTACACGTACGGTCGCAATTTCTTCAATTCAATGGCTGGAATCGACTTATCTGCAAACATGTTGGGTGGAGAAATTCCTTGGGAGCTAGGGAATCTGAGGCATATCAAATCCCTTAATCTGTCCAGCAATTTCTTTGTTGGCCCGATCCCAACAACCTTTGGCGGCATGGAGGAGATAGAAAGCTTGGACCTCTCCCACAATGAGCTGAGTGGACCAATGCCTTGGCAGTTAACCCAGCTATCATCATTGGGGGCGTTCTCTGTGGCATACAACAACTTGTCAGGATGCATACCAAACTCTGGTCAGCTCAGCTCATTCAGCATGGACAGCTACCTACCCAACACCAACCTTCACAACATTACTCAGGGGGATACCTGTGCTGCTCCCGGTCCAGATCCTGCTGTGGGGAAAGATGTGGAAGAGACGCCCAGTGACCCAGTTCTATATGTGGTCACAGCTGCCGGCTTTGTGTTGGCATTTTGGGCCACTATTGGATTCTCGTTTTGCCATCCTTACGGAAGATCTGTAATGCTCAAGTTGTAG